One region of Deltaproteobacteria bacterium RIFCSPHIGHO2_02_FULL_44_16 genomic DNA includes:
- a CDS encoding adenylosuccinate synthase, whose product MSVLVVIGAQWGDEGKGKVVDLLTPQADLVVRYQGGANAGHTLVVNGEKTVLHLLPSGILHIACLCIIGNGVVVDPEVLIQEIELMQSKGYLNDLTRLIVSEQAHLVLPYHRGIEKLREKKQGDKAIGTTMRGIGPTYEDKVARLGIRMYDLLHENDFEEQLQRVLPEKNRMLEALGEEEFSLKTLLELGAFWREKLRPFIRDAILPLHQALAAQKKVLFEGAQGTALDVDHGTYPYVTSSNTVAGGACTGAGIGPTSINEVLGVTKAYTTRVGNGPFPTELTDEKGEWLQKQGSEFGATTGRPRRCGWFDVPLLQHACRVNGLTSLALTKLDVLSGMKTLKLCVAYQLKGKKLDRFPVSEKELLQCEPVYEELEGWNEDISQADHLEALPGAAQYYVSYIEQQLRLPIKLLSVGPDRKHTIHLHTFF is encoded by the coding sequence ATGTCTGTCCTCGTTGTTATCGGAGCTCAGTGGGGAGATGAAGGCAAAGGGAAAGTTGTCGATCTTCTCACGCCTCAAGCTGATCTTGTGGTGCGTTATCAAGGTGGAGCGAACGCTGGGCATACACTTGTCGTCAATGGAGAAAAGACCGTTCTTCATCTCCTTCCTTCGGGTATTCTTCATATCGCCTGCCTCTGTATTATCGGAAATGGTGTCGTCGTTGATCCTGAAGTCCTCATTCAAGAAATCGAACTCATGCAATCCAAAGGATATTTGAATGATCTGACACGACTGATTGTCAGCGAACAGGCACATCTCGTGCTTCCGTATCATCGTGGTATCGAAAAACTCCGCGAGAAAAAACAGGGAGATAAAGCGATTGGGACGACGATGCGAGGGATTGGTCCTACGTATGAAGACAAAGTCGCGCGTCTTGGAATACGAATGTACGATCTTCTTCATGAAAACGATTTTGAAGAACAATTGCAAAGAGTTCTTCCGGAAAAAAACCGTATGCTCGAAGCTCTTGGAGAAGAAGAGTTCTCATTAAAAACTCTTCTTGAGCTGGGCGCTTTCTGGCGAGAGAAATTGCGGCCCTTTATTCGAGATGCAATTCTTCCACTTCATCAAGCGCTCGCAGCACAGAAAAAAGTTCTTTTTGAAGGAGCGCAAGGGACAGCGCTCGATGTGGATCATGGAACCTATCCCTATGTCACGTCATCGAATACAGTCGCAGGCGGAGCTTGTACAGGCGCTGGTATCGGTCCTACCAGTATTAACGAGGTCTTGGGGGTGACGAAGGCGTATACTACACGAGTCGGAAATGGTCCTTTTCCTACTGAACTCACGGATGAGAAGGGTGAGTGGCTTCAAAAGCAGGGAAGTGAGTTTGGGGCCACGACTGGACGACCTCGACGATGTGGTTGGTTTGATGTCCCTTTGTTGCAGCATGCATGTCGTGTGAATGGGTTGACGTCTCTTGCACTCACAAAACTCGATGTCCTTTCGGGGATGAAAACACTCAAGCTCTGTGTTGCGTATCAACTGAAGGGGAAAAAACTTGATCGTTTTCCGGTATCTGAAAAAGAACTTTTACAATGCGAACCTGTTTATGAAGAACTCGAAGGATGGAATGAAGATATTTCTCAAGCCGATCATCTCGAAGCGCTTCCGGGCGCAGCGCAATATTATGTGAGCTATATCGAACAACAGCTTCGTCTTCCGATCAAACTTCTCTCAGTTGGACCTGATCGAAAACACACGATTCATCTGCATACGTTTTTTTAA